A window of Mucilaginibacter sp. PAMC 26640 contains these coding sequences:
- a CDS encoding 30S ribosomal protein S2 has protein sequence MARTTYQDLLDAGVHFGHLTRKWDPKMSQYIFMERNGIHIIDLNKTLSKVEEAAAAIKQIVKSGRKVLFVATKKQAKDIVAEHAKMVNMPFITERWLGGMLTNFATVRKSIKKMSNIDKLTKDGTYSNLSKKERLMIQRERIKLETLLGGISDLNRLPAALFLIDVKKEHIAVSEALKLNIPTFAMVDTNSDPSNIDFPIPANDDATKSISLITGIIIKAIEEGLEERKRDKEDETEKEAAAAKAKADAPEVADRSASTDGGKRRRTADVTAETAENEAPATDSTEE, from the coding sequence ATGGCAAGAACAACATATCAGGATTTACTGGATGCAGGTGTACACTTTGGTCACCTTACCCGCAAATGGGACCCGAAAATGTCACAATACATTTTTATGGAGCGCAACGGTATCCACATTATCGATTTAAATAAAACCTTATCTAAGGTTGAAGAAGCTGCTGCAGCTATAAAACAAATTGTAAAATCAGGCCGTAAGGTATTATTCGTAGCTACAAAGAAACAAGCGAAAGATATCGTAGCTGAACATGCAAAAATGGTAAACATGCCTTTCATTACCGAACGTTGGTTGGGTGGTATGTTAACTAACTTTGCTACTGTACGTAAGTCAATCAAAAAGATGTCAAACATCGACAAGTTGACTAAAGACGGTACTTACAGCAACCTTTCTAAAAAAGAAAGACTGATGATACAGCGTGAGCGTATCAAATTAGAAACTTTGTTAGGTGGTATCTCGGACCTTAACCGTTTACCGGCTGCATTGTTCCTGATCGACGTTAAGAAAGAGCACATCGCTGTTTCAGAAGCATTGAAATTAAACATCCCGACTTTCGCGATGGTTGATACCAACTCCGATCCTTCTAACATCGATTTCCCTATTCCTGCAAATGACGATGCTACCAAATCAATTTCATTGATCACTGGTATTATCATCAAAGCGATTGAAGAAGGTTTGGAAGAACGCAAACGCGATAAAGAAGACGAAACTGAAAAAGAAGCTGCTGCTGCTAAAGCAAAAGCTGATGCGCCTGAAGTAGCAGATCGTTCTGCTTCAACTGATGGTGGCAAAAGAAGAAGAACTGCAGATGTTACAGCAGAAACTGCTGAAAACGAAGCACCAGCTACTGATTCAACAGAGGAATAA
- a CDS encoding elongation factor Ts, giving the protein MSTVQISASDVNKLRQQTGAGMMDCKKALTETNGDFEAAIDFLRKKGAKVAASRQDRESNEGVVIARTSEDFKRGVVITLNCETDFVAKNAEFVAFANQIANAAVETNPASIEELYALDIDVENSRVKIGDAIIDKTGKIGEKIGVSKYEVIEAEKVVAYIHGNYRLGVLVGLSKNVEGADEAGKDVAMQIAAMNPVAIDKDGVDSSVIEREMEIAKDVIRAEGKPEAMVEKIAAGKLNKFYKDSTLLNQEFVKDSSKSVSQFLDSIDKGLTVTAFKRVALGA; this is encoded by the coding sequence ATGTCTACAGTACAAATATCTGCATCTGATGTAAATAAACTGCGCCAGCAAACCGGTGCCGGCATGATGGATTGCAAAAAAGCTTTAACTGAAACTAACGGTGATTTTGAAGCTGCTATTGATTTTTTAAGAAAAAAAGGTGCTAAAGTTGCTGCAAGCCGCCAGGATCGCGAAAGCAATGAAGGTGTAGTAATTGCACGTACTTCAGAAGATTTCAAACGTGGTGTTGTGATCACTCTTAACTGCGAAACTGATTTCGTGGCTAAGAACGCTGAGTTCGTTGCTTTTGCAAACCAAATTGCCAACGCAGCAGTTGAAACCAACCCGGCAAGCATCGAAGAGCTTTACGCTTTAGATATTGATGTTGAAAATAGCCGTGTAAAAATTGGTGATGCGATCATTGATAAAACAGGTAAGATCGGCGAAAAGATCGGCGTATCTAAATACGAAGTGATTGAAGCTGAAAAAGTGGTTGCTTACATCCACGGTAACTACCGTTTAGGTGTATTGGTAGGTTTAAGCAAAAACGTTGAAGGTGCTGATGAAGCAGGTAAAGACGTTGCCATGCAGATTGCTGCCATGAACCCGGTTGCTATCGATAAAGACGGTGTTGACTCATCGGTTATCGAACGCGAAATGGAGATTGCAAAAGACGTTATCCGTGCAGAAGGTAAACCAGAAGCTATGGTTGAAAAGATCGCCGCTGGTAAACTGAATAAATTCTACAAAGATTCTACTTTATTAAACCAGGAGTTTGTAAAGGATTCATCTAAGAGTGTTAGCCAGTTCCTGGATAGCATTGATAAGGGCCTCACCGTTACCGCAT